Proteins co-encoded in one Spirosoma endbachense genomic window:
- a CDS encoding YdcF family protein, protein MNKKLFIGLLCSTFHTLLAQSPNGFQPAYRLLSTENKVADKNYYLLTVIQRTPAVQKLLKRDTTLQTILRKRADLIKAHAQDTCRTPGSLMTGFRWSTNDSLQVITAMQTLYAQNNDIFDKLVNNHLRPSGTYQRFTNLPNKELLMRAWGQYILGINYSIDQFGLGKKMRYPRIDSANYPVNGRYYGTVLKDLFAYLAEQADTMTLFYQPSLAVAMQLMDVNDRDEPARHEPMEHRDNQKAYAQVKQTIWKNYRYAAIVVPGNGPELTTTPLSPLNKMRLDLVAGRYRKGWAPFIVVSGGYCYPFRGPYAEAVEMKKYLIKRHAIPEFAIIIDPHARHTTTNLRNANRLMIRYGFPADKICVFTTTQSQTEYANNTAFDERNRRELGYLPYRDKKRISLHDIEFYPTLESLHMDPNDPLDP, encoded by the coding sequence ATGAACAAGAAACTTTTTATTGGGCTGCTTTGCAGTACATTTCATACCCTTCTGGCTCAATCACCAAACGGGTTTCAGCCAGCCTACCGCCTGTTGAGTACGGAGAATAAAGTGGCTGATAAAAACTATTATTTGCTCACGGTTATTCAGCGCACACCGGCAGTACAGAAATTGCTCAAGCGGGATACTACACTTCAAACCATACTGCGCAAACGGGCCGATCTAATCAAAGCACATGCCCAGGATACCTGTCGAACGCCGGGCTCACTGATGACCGGATTCCGCTGGTCGACCAATGATTCGCTTCAGGTTATCACAGCGATGCAGACCCTCTATGCACAAAACAACGATATATTCGATAAACTCGTCAATAATCACCTCCGACCATCAGGTACGTACCAACGCTTCACCAATCTGCCTAACAAAGAGTTGCTGATGCGGGCCTGGGGGCAATATATACTTGGTATTAACTACAGTATCGACCAGTTTGGCTTAGGAAAAAAAATGCGGTATCCACGTATCGACTCGGCCAATTACCCCGTTAATGGGCGCTACTACGGGACCGTTCTGAAAGATTTGTTTGCTTATCTGGCCGAACAGGCCGATACAATGACACTATTTTACCAACCTTCGCTGGCGGTAGCGATGCAATTGATGGATGTAAACGATCGCGACGAACCCGCCCGGCACGAACCGATGGAACATCGTGACAACCAGAAGGCATATGCACAGGTGAAACAGACAATCTGGAAAAACTACAGATACGCGGCTATCGTCGTACCTGGTAACGGACCCGAGCTTACGACGACGCCCCTTAGTCCACTCAATAAAATGCGGCTGGATTTGGTTGCTGGTCGATATCGAAAAGGATGGGCACCGTTCATTGTGGTGAGTGGGGGTTATTGTTATCCCTTTCGCGGACCGTATGCAGAAGCTGTCGAAATGAAGAAATACCTGATTAAGAGACATGCCATTCCTGAATTCGCTATCATCATCGACCCTCACGCCCGACATACAACGACCAATCTTCGGAACGCCAACCGGTTGATGATCCGGTATGGTTTTCCAGCCGATAAAATTTGCGTATTTACAACGACACAAAGCCAGACAGAGTACGCCAATAATACAGCCTTCGACGAGCGTAACCGCCGGGAGTTAGGCTATCTGCCGTATCGAGACAAGAAACGCATTTCACTGCACGACATCGAATTTTACCCGACGCTGGAAAGCCTGCATATGGACCCCAATGATCCACTTGATCCGTAG
- a CDS encoding RagB/SusD family nutrient uptake outer membrane protein: MNFRSSLRYIPLLTLFLLGSCSQDFLVETNPNAIATADYYKTENDVLLALNGVYNALRDNSGIAEGSGLYSEERSDNTGRNDNQSNAGEPFQFNAFAILPSNSYLQTHWTSLYQTITRANYVLAGSETVTYAKADTKVQYQAEAKFIRALIYFHLVRKWGDVPLVTKPLTTTDDVMTNTFREKKEKVYAQIVADLTDVINSSLPDVRTSADKGRVSKVAGNALLGQVYLTMATTLDQANRAANLNQAKTYLTNAYSKRTFGLLKEIPYADVFDVSKKTANPEAIFQIVYKQGDINYSSSIAANNQAQGETINSLKTATGVGGNVTPDLVKDYEEGDLRKDFSIKYANAAVVKDYFITKFRDASSTAGTSGYGGNDWLLIRYADVILMLAEVNLYLGDEATAISLLDQVRDRAKLPLYAVAKSNAAYSAKYPTLKLAILHERRVELAFENQRWFDLLRFFAPDELVTYFRAKSQADFGAAQLTNFGPKDYYYPIPFNEYKLNPTGMAQNPGY; the protein is encoded by the coding sequence ATGAACTTTAGATCATCACTTCGATACATACCCCTGCTGACGCTGTTTTTGCTAGGATCGTGCAGTCAGGATTTTCTGGTTGAAACCAACCCCAATGCCATTGCAACGGCGGATTATTACAAAACCGAGAATGACGTACTGTTGGCACTAAACGGCGTATATAATGCCCTGCGCGACAATAGTGGCATTGCCGAAGGAAGTGGGCTTTATTCGGAAGAACGCTCCGACAACACCGGGCGGAACGACAATCAGTCAAACGCCGGAGAGCCGTTTCAGTTTAACGCATTCGCGATTTTACCGAGCAATTCCTACCTGCAAACGCACTGGACGTCGTTGTATCAGACCATTACCCGCGCCAACTATGTGCTGGCTGGCTCCGAAACCGTGACCTACGCCAAAGCGGATACGAAAGTCCAGTATCAGGCCGAAGCCAAATTTATTCGGGCCCTGATTTATTTCCATCTGGTACGGAAATGGGGTGATGTACCGCTTGTCACAAAGCCACTCACCACTACCGACGATGTGATGACGAATACCTTTCGCGAGAAAAAAGAAAAGGTCTACGCTCAGATTGTAGCCGATCTGACAGACGTGATCAATAGTTCGCTACCCGACGTTCGGACATCGGCCGATAAGGGACGCGTTTCGAAAGTGGCCGGTAATGCGCTGTTAGGACAGGTATACCTGACCATGGCAACGACGCTCGATCAGGCTAATCGGGCAGCTAACCTCAATCAGGCCAAGACCTATTTGACCAATGCCTACAGCAAGCGTACGTTCGGACTGCTGAAAGAAATTCCATATGCCGACGTGTTCGATGTGAGCAAAAAGACGGCCAATCCCGAAGCGATTTTTCAGATTGTCTATAAGCAGGGCGACATTAACTATTCGTCGAGCATCGCAGCAAACAATCAGGCGCAGGGCGAAACGATCAACTCACTGAAAACCGCAACGGGCGTTGGCGGTAACGTGACGCCCGATCTGGTAAAAGATTATGAAGAAGGGGATTTGCGGAAAGATTTTTCGATCAAATACGCGAATGCCGCTGTGGTGAAAGACTATTTCATCACCAAGTTCCGGGATGCGAGTTCAACGGCTGGCACGAGTGGCTACGGCGGAAACGACTGGCTGCTGATTCGCTACGCTGACGTGATTCTGATGCTGGCCGAGGTGAATCTGTATCTCGGTGACGAGGCTACGGCTATTAGTTTGCTTGATCAGGTACGCGACCGGGCAAAGCTGCCGCTTTATGCCGTTGCGAAAAGCAATGCGGCCTATAGTGCGAAATACCCAACGCTCAAACTTGCTATTCTGCACGAACGTCGCGTTGAACTGGCCTTCGAAAACCAGCGCTGGTTCGACTTACTTCGGTTCTTTGCCCCCGATGAACTGGTAACGTATTTCCGTGCCAAATCCCAGGCCGATTTTGGAGCAGCTCAGCTAACCAACTTTGGTCCGAAAGATTATTATTATCCGATTCCGTTCAATGAATACAAACTGAATCCAACCGGGATGGCCCAGAATCCTGGGTATTAA